One region of Mus musculus strain C57BL/6J chromosome 3, GRCm38.p6 C57BL/6J genomic DNA includes:
- the Exosc8 gene encoding exosome complex component RRP43 isoform 1 (isoform 1 is encoded by transcript variant 1) yields the protein MAAGFKTVEPLEYYRRFLKENCRPDGRELGEFRATTVNIGSISTADGSALVKLGNTTVICGVKAEFAAPPVDAPDRGYVVFLSVPNVDLPPLCSSRFRTGPPGEEAQVTSQFIADVVDNSQVIKKEDLCISPGKLAWVLYCDLICLDYDGNILDACTFALLAALKNVQLPEVTINEETALAEVNLKKKSYLNVRTNPVATSFAVFDDTLLIVDPTGEEEHLSTGTLTVVTDEDGKLCCLHKPGGSGLTGAKLQDCMSRAVTRHKEVSKLLDEVIQSMRHK from the exons ATGGCGGCTGGGTTCAA AACTGTGGAGCCGCTGGAGTATTACAGGAGATTTCTG AAGGAAAACTGCCGTCCTGATGGAAGAGAACTTGGTGAATTCAGAGCCACAACTGTCAACATAG GTTCAATCAGTACAGCGGATGGCTCTGCTCTCGTGAAGCTGGGGAATACCACGGTCATTTGTGGCGTTAAAGca GAATTTGCAGCACCACCAGTAGATGCCCCCGATAGAGGATATGTCG TGTTTCTTTCAGTCCCTAATGTGGATCTACCACCGCTGTGTTCTTCGAGGTTCCGGACAGGACCTCCTGGGGAAGAGGCTCAAGTAACCAGCCAGTTCATTGCAGATGTCGTTGACAA CTCACAGGTGATTAAGAAAGAGGATTTATGCATTTCTCCAGGCAAG CTTGCTTGGGTTCTATACTGTGACCTCATTTGTCTAGACTACGATGGGAACATTTTGGATGCCTGCACATTTGCTTTGTTAGCAGCTTTAAAGAATG TACAGTTGCCTGAAGTTACTATAAACGAAGAGACTGCTTTAGCCGAAGtcaatttaaagaagaaaagttatTTGAATGTTAGAACAAACCCAGTTGCTACTTCCTTTGCTGTGTTTGATGA CACTCTACTGATAGTCGATCCTACCGGCGAGGAGGAGCACCTGTCCACAGGAACCCTAACCGTAGTCACGGACGAGGACGGCAAGCTGTGCTGTCTTCACAAGCCAG GTGGGAGTGGGCTGACTGGAGCTAAACTTCAGGACTGCATGAGTCGAGCGGTAACGAGACACAAAGAAGTGAGCAAGCTACTGGATGAAGTAATTCAGAGCATGAGACACAaatga
- the Exosc8 gene encoding exosome complex component RRP43 isoform 2 (isoform 2 is encoded by transcript variant 2), whose product MAAGFKTVEPLEYYRRFLKENCRPDGRELGEFRATTVNIGSISTADGSALVKLGNTTVICGVKAEFAAPPVDAPDRGYVVPNVDLPPLCSSRFRTGPPGEEAQVTSQFIADVVDNSQVIKKEDLCISPGKLAWVLYCDLICLDYDGNILDACTFALLAALKNVQLPEVTINEETALAEVNLKKKSYLNVRTNPVATSFAVFDDTLLIVDPTGEEEHLSTGTLTVVTDEDGKLCCLHKPGGSGLTGAKLQDCMSRAVTRHKEVSKLLDEVIQSMRHK is encoded by the exons ATGGCGGCTGGGTTCAA AACTGTGGAGCCGCTGGAGTATTACAGGAGATTTCTG AAGGAAAACTGCCGTCCTGATGGAAGAGAACTTGGTGAATTCAGAGCCACAACTGTCAACATAG GTTCAATCAGTACAGCGGATGGCTCTGCTCTCGTGAAGCTGGGGAATACCACGGTCATTTGTGGCGTTAAAGca GAATTTGCAGCACCACCAGTAGATGCCCCCGATAGAGGATATGTCG TCCCTAATGTGGATCTACCACCGCTGTGTTCTTCGAGGTTCCGGACAGGACCTCCTGGGGAAGAGGCTCAAGTAACCAGCCAGTTCATTGCAGATGTCGTTGACAA CTCACAGGTGATTAAGAAAGAGGATTTATGCATTTCTCCAGGCAAG CTTGCTTGGGTTCTATACTGTGACCTCATTTGTCTAGACTACGATGGGAACATTTTGGATGCCTGCACATTTGCTTTGTTAGCAGCTTTAAAGAATG TACAGTTGCCTGAAGTTACTATAAACGAAGAGACTGCTTTAGCCGAAGtcaatttaaagaagaaaagttatTTGAATGTTAGAACAAACCCAGTTGCTACTTCCTTTGCTGTGTTTGATGA CACTCTACTGATAGTCGATCCTACCGGCGAGGAGGAGCACCTGTCCACAGGAACCCTAACCGTAGTCACGGACGAGGACGGCAAGCTGTGCTGTCTTCACAAGCCAG GTGGGAGTGGGCTGACTGGAGCTAAACTTCAGGACTGCATGAGTCGAGCGGTAACGAGACACAAAGAAGTGAGCAAGCTACTGGATGAAGTAATTCAGAGCATGAGACACAaatga